Part of the Sulfurimonas sp. C5 genome, GCTTCTAAAAAAAGAAGTTGTGCTACGATTGTTGAAGCTACTGCGTCGTTCACTTCTCCGCTTAGCATTACGATTCTGTCTTTTAATAATCTTGAATAGATATCGTAGCTTCTCTCGCCTCGTCCAGTTTTCTCAATTACGTATGGAATATAACTCATCTTACTCTTCTATTTTTTTATTTAATAAAGTTGATAATACTCTATCTTCGATCA contains:
- a CDS encoding ATP-dependent Clp protease proteolytic subunit, producing the protein MSYIPYVIEKTGRGERSYDIYSRLLKDRIVMLSGEVNDAVASTIVAQLLFLEA